Within the Pseudorasbora parva isolate DD20220531a chromosome 15, ASM2467924v1, whole genome shotgun sequence genome, the region aactgcagctcttgtgggctgttcccggtctgcagtggtcagtatctatcaaaagtgctccaaggaaggaccagtggagaaccggccacagggtcatgggcggccaaggctcattgatgaccgtggggagcgaaggctggcccgtggggtccgatcaaacagacgagctactggagctcaaactgctccagaagttaatgctggttctgatagaaagctgtcagaatacacagagcagctcagtttacctgaggaacacacggccccaggatgcactatgggaagaaggcgagccggcggaggcagtgtgatgctttggccaatgttctgctgggaaaccttgggtcctccatccatgtggatgttactttgacacgctccacctacctaagcattgctgagaccatgttcagcctttgatggaaacggtattctggtggctgtggctcttccagcaggataatgctcctgacacaaagcacaaatgcttcaggaatggtttgaggagcacaacgaccagtttgaggcgtcgactcggcctccagattccccagatctcaatccaatcgagcatctgtgggatgagccgaacaaacaagtccaatccttCCCACCTCGCaaattacaggacttaaaggatctgctgctaacatcttggtgccagataccacagcacaccttcaggggtctagtggagtccatcagAGACGGGTCAGCAACACAATATCAgtcatgttatgcctgatcagtgtatacaGTAGTTATAGTACCAGTCTAAAAGTTTGGAAACGTTACTATTGTTAATGTTTTCGAAAGGCTGTTTCTcacatgatgtgtgtgtgtgtgtgtgtgtgtgtgtgtgtgtgtgtttcagagagCGCTCTTAGCCATGCCGTGTCCCCGGCGCTGTCAGACTTCGGCCCCGAGCGAAGCCCGCTGGTGGTTGAGCTCCATCAGCCGTCGCCTCCGGCACAAACTCCCACAATCCTCCAGGACCTGCAGAACCACGACAGCACAAACTACGTCCTGCTCAGCCTGGCCAAAGGTCCGTCACATCACACCATGGGCTTcagaacctgtgtgtgtgtgtgtgtgtgtgtgtgtgtgtgtgtgtgtgtgctcatgcATTGGCCCCACTcgcttttatcgtctctaattcagcagcTGTCTGTTTCCCCCTAACTGATAAACACTTATTACACTgctaaaaatgcttttctttctttttgtcttgtttctagtccaaacatctaaaaaaaattcttaaaacaagaagtatttactagacaatcAAAAGtaatgtcttgttttggggaaaaataactcaagatgaagagagtttttgcttaaaataagataaataatctgccaatggggtgagaaaaataatcttaactcaaacagaaaacaagattatttaactcaccccattggcagattatttatcttattttaagcaaaaactctcttcattttgagttattttcaacaaaataagaacaaatatctcatgtcgtttcactgatctagtaaatgcatcttgatttaagaattgttagatatttagactggaaacaaaNNNNNNNNNNNNNNNNNNNNNNNNNNNNNNNNNNNNNNNNNNNNNNNNNNNNNNNNNNNNNNNNNNNNNNNNNNNNNNNNNNNNNNNNNNNNNNNNNNNNNNNNNNNNNNNNNNNNNNNNNNNNNNNNNNNNNNNNNNNNNNNNNNNNNNNNNNNNNNNNNNNNNNNNNNNNNNNNNNNNNNNNNNNNNNNNNNNNNNNNcactctgacacacacacactctctgtgcTTGCAGGATTGGCGCCGTCGGCCGAGCCGCTGGTGTTCGTCCAGGATGACGTGGATGAGGCGCAGGAGGAGATCTCAGCCGGAGCCGGAGATGCTGGAGCGCCGTGGTACCTGAGGGTCCAAGAGCTGGCCCACGACAGCCTGATCGCAGCCACACGCGCTCAGCTGGCCAAGGAAGCACGGGCCGGCGCTAACAGTACGACACATTTTATATACTTTATTTGATTCCACATTAAAAGTCATTTTCATTAGGAATCACATTTTTTTGAATGATCTAACAGATCAAATCATTAAGATACAACTTTTATCGATCTTATTGGTTACGTCAATAACACAAGCTTATTGCTACCTTGAAGAACACGCGggtgatgaagatgaagccGCCGCCGCTCCATGTCTCTCCTGAGAGCTCATCTTTACGAACTAGCCTAATACAAAGCACCGCGAGATCATTCCAATATGTGCAGGTCATCAAAAGCTCTTTATCCAATCAGAGTAGATCACTGTTAAGCCCGCCCCCGCGAGAGGTTTGTGTCAAAACAGCAAACGAAAAACTGAGAAACGTAAGCGAAATCTTTGGCAATGCATTCACAATCCACGACTTGCGAAAACgaatctttgaaaaacattaacagAGAATGAAGTGTACTGAATATCATTTATGCGAcagttcatttttttcattttcaatgtgtttttcttCATTTGTAATGGCACATTTTTAATAGATTCGGAAAAAGTTTCGTCCAATTTTATTGAGACAAAGCTAATTCCTAATGTgtacatttgcaatattttgatatattgcacagccctaatatccagaagttaaaaatccccggcccagttaccgactgcttttgacaaacgcaaggtcgtgtggtgatggCTGCCCGAATCCACATCCCAGAGATCGGCATGACGTCgccataacgatccaccatccagtacgCATTGGATCTGATGTGCTACAGACTGCAGCGAGGGCCGACGCtaccaaaataaaagtcttcAAACCACACCCAAATATATTGAACAAAATTAAATCATACACATGCAAACATACaacaataatagtaatataaatataatacatgcattCATGATTATTTTAAACAGCGTGTATTGATTTGAGgtctttgtgaacctataattattaggcatatttctttgattcacgtcatgcattgatatagtcagatattcCTTCAGCTGCTTCTCAAACTAaagtgtttattcctgccttgtaaacacatttaatttcacAGTAATTAGcaaaacgatctctcaatcttcagaagagaagtgaatcgAACGGacgttgtgattggctgtttgccgcaTGTGTCACACGTTCAGGTGCACGTGCTTCAGAGTCGatcgctaactctggattaaacctgagctgacagagaaagtttataccgagctttgagaaacgaacttgaacttgatctaaaccaggttggatttatctggatttgtcaactctaaacctgcTCTAgaactcagagtttgttcagctagcttcatgcaacaggcctcagGGTTCATTACGCCTGTCACTCTCTGTCGTTGCCAAGGTGACCACATTCACAGCTGTCAATCAGAGGGGCCGAAGAAAGAGCCGCAGCCTCGAGAGAAGATCCACCGATGCCCGTACGAGAGCTGCCACCGCACCTTCACCTACCCCGCTCACCTGAAGTACCACCTGAAGACACacaggtaacacacacacacacacacacaccttcacctACCCCGCTCACCTGAAGTACCacctgaagacacacacacacacacacacacacacacacacacacacacacacacacacacacacacaccttcacctACCCCGCTCACCTGAAGTACCACCTGAAGACACacaggtaacacacacacacacacacacaccttcacctACCCCGCTCACCTGAAGTACCacctgaagacacacacacacacacacacacacacacacacacacacacacacacacacaaacacacacacacacacacacacacacacacacacacacacacacacacacacacacacacacacacacacacacacacacacaccttcacctACCCCGCTCACCTGAAGTACCacctgaagacacacacacacacacacacacacacacacacacactcacattcacatttagattttattttcaacaaaacaagtaaAATGTCTTATGTCGTTTTCTAGTAACTGCATCTTGATTTaggaattgttagatatttggactggaaacaagaaaaataaataaataagaagagcattttttgcagtgtgtgggcggggcttgagtgtgtctgtgggcatctgattggatggctgtggtttgctattggctgatctcctgtgattgacaggtggccccgccctcaTCATCAGAGGAGAGATGAAGTTATTCTGCAAGAACACAATAATGatcaattgtgtgtgtgtgtgtgtgtctgtctgtctgtctgtctgtctgtgtgtctgtgtgtgtgtctctgtgtgtgtgtgtgtgtgtctctgtgtgtgtgtgtgtgtttcaggaacGACCGCACGTTCCGCTGTGGTGCCGAGGGTTGTGGGAAGAGCTTCTATGTGCTCCAGAGGCTGCAGGTCCACATGAGGATCCACAACGGAGAGAAGCCTTTTATCTGCAGCGAGAAGAGCTGCGGAAAGAGATTCACCACAGCTGGCAACCTGAAGAAccacagacgcacacacaccggtacacacacacacacacacacaccggtacacacacacacaccggtacacacacacacacacactccggtacacaaacacacaggtaCAGACTATCCTCATTACCTGGTCATAAAGCCATAAGtcaaatattcctccagtgtagatctgttctctatgtgaatatatagtgaaGTGTGATTGAtttctgcactgcaaaaaatgctcttctttagTAATAAGAGGCTTAGGCACCAACTGTAGCCGCTCCCGTTCTTTactattcttcttcttcttctgctcTTGAGTTTATGGCAGCCAATAGAACCACTTGCGGGAAAGTTGTGAAATTGGGCACACAGATAGAGGATAGTCCCaactgtcactatagcaaatcttgagtctctaactcaatccctctagcgccaccgcctgtccaaagttgcactcatgtatatgctaataacttttgaaccataagtgatagaaacaaaattctttcctgagattccttggctcaagctgATTCGATTGCACCCTATGGCGTCATGAAAATgtccccgccattttgaattttccaaAAAACATTCTTTTTCAAACTCTTTTTTTGAAAGCAGATacttgaaccagatcatcttcagaccatgccaaCGATAaatgcgcaaacaaattttacgtaccGGTTGCAAAAATACACTTAAGGCTGCATCTCCGCTGCTCTTCATCGTAtttaaaccaaacttggtacatgtgatcacaagcatgacctgaagtgACCTGCAGTGTTTCGGCAcagtgccacctactggtccggagatacaaaaATTGCTATTTTGGCGTATAACTTCTGATGGGTgtttccaaaaatcataaaagtggtctTGTTAGATTCAGGATATTTCCAGTTATCCCACATCAGCCATTTTGGGCGTCAGCCATTTTaaattttgtctaaaaatgctttattttacgaatgagaaaaataatcttttttctgttcgaaacaagatttcaattagaaatcagattatttttctcaccccattggcagatcattttgcctgttttaagcaaaaactcacttcattatgattttatttttacgtaaacaaggaaaaatatcttTTGTCGTttcactgatctagtaaatgcatcttgatttaagaattgttagataattagactggaaacaagacaaaaatgctAAGTATTGGAATGCAAGTATTAGTAATAGTTCTTCatattatcaattttgaaaacaattaattttttgGAAACCTTGATACAATTTAATCCAAAAGTCTGAGGAAAGAATGAAGAAATTAacacttttattcatcaagggCGCTTTAAAGTGACAATAAAGATATGTATAATCTAACAACAGATAATATTTctgataaatgctgttcttgtgaactttatattcatcaaagaatactgagaaataaaatatgaacggttttcaacactgataagtgtgtgttgatcataaatcctcatctgagaatgactATTGAGGGATcattgacactgaagactggagtaatgatgatcagctttgatcacaggaataaatcacatattaatatatattcacacagagaacagatgatctacactggaggaatattcaCTACTGGAGTTATGATCAGGAGACACTCGTTCAGACACATTAACACACCGTGATCATTGCAGATGTTTAATCGCTGTGTGTGTTTAATTAATAATGCTGTGTGTTCAGGTGAGAAGCCCTTCCTGTGTGACGTGGAAAGCTGCGGCCGATCTTTCGCCGAATATTCCAGTCTGCGCAAACACATGCTCGTGCACTCCGGTACGGTCACATGACTTCAGTCCTAATCATGAGCTATAATCCATCATCTCAGTTTTATCTGTGTGTAACTGTACACCGCAAAAAAACGGCTCTTCTTATTTACCTTTCCAGttttcagtccaaatatctaaaaaatcttaaatcaagatgcatttactaattaagtaaaacaatataagatatatttgcttgttttctaaatcataatgaagagagtttttgcttaaaacaggcaaaatgatctgccaatggggtgaggaaaataatctcATTTCCGAACAGAAATAAAATATCATGTCATttcactgatctagtaaatgtgtcttgatttaagaatatttagatatttatcctagaaacaagacaaaattagtGAGTAAGTGTAGTGTTTTCTGGAAGACTGAACAGCCAATCTcacttagttttttttgttccaGGCTGGAGTATTTTCATATGTGTAAATCAGTAATGCAGTGTTTTTTTGCCCGTAATGTCCTGTGATCTCTCAGGTGAGAAGCCGCATGTGTGCTCCGTCTGCGGGAAGACCTTCTCTCAGAGCGGCAGCAGGAACGTCCACATGAAGAAGAGACACGGCAGGGACACCGGTAACCGCTTTATATATGTGTGACCGGTGGGCGTGTCCCGTTCTGATGAGTGGGCGTGTCCCGTTCTGACGAGTgggcgtgtctgtgtgtgattgACAGGTGAAGCGCTCACTCACAGCAGCCTGCTGGAGGCTGATGGAGGCAGCAGTGATTCTATGGTGAACATGAGTCTGCATCACGCCATGTTACGCACACAAGgtacactcacactctctcacttgCACACCCTCACACTCTTTtacttacacacactcacacacacacactctctcacactcactctctcacactctgactcactctcacacactcacactctctcacacacacactcacactctctcacacacacactcacactctctcacacacactctcacactctctgtcacactcacacactgtcacactctcactcactcacacactctctcacacacacacactcacactctctgtcacactcacacacacacacacacacacacacacacacacacacacacacacacacacacactcactctcacacacattttAACCATTTATTTAAGTCCACTTTAAAAGAATTAATTTACAGGGACATAAACATTATAGGTGCAGTTTAACGCATGTACAAAATCATGGCCCAGTGGCATACACAGATCTTCACAAAAGCTCATCACTCAGGTGTTATGGGTATAAGTAGCAGCGTCTCCTCCATATATCGCGGCTGCCTATAATAGCAGACAGGGCACAATACTTCGCTAGCTGTTTGGCCCTTTTCTTGGGCATCCCAAGTTGCTGAAGGCCTCGTACCACCAGCCTATGAGTGTGTCCTAAGCTGCCGAATATGAACACCAGTAGTCTGCCTCGATACCCGATCTCTGAGATGGAGTTTAAGAGCGGCTGGTATTTAATGACCTTAGTCATAAAGGCTTCCTCCATGCTAGAGTCAAAGGTGCATGCCACCTCCAGAATGAACACCTCACTGAACTCCTCATTAACCACAATAACATCTGGTGTGTTAGCAGACAGATGTGAGAAAGCATCAGAGTTACTACTACCATGCTGGAACATGGATGCTTTTACGCTAGAGTGTTTGTATATTTTCACTGAGGGTGAGAGATGTTTTGATACGTCCTTCACTATAAGGTCCACTATTCTGTCGTGACGTGCGATGTACATTCCCTTGTAAACATGACAGCCATTCAGGATATGTGGAAGTGTCTCAGTAATCTGTTCGGTGGTGTGATGTAGACAGTGAGGGACCTGGGTCAAAGGAAACCAGATGGAAAGGTTAAGTCTGGTAGGAAGAACTTGCAATCTTGCCTTTACTGTGAAGGTGACAATGTCCTCACTGAGTGCAGTGTTCTTAAAGAACGAGTGCGAGACAGAGTGATCAGCACAGGAGAGGCATGCCAGCTTCCCCTGGAGTCTCAGGCCAGTCCAGTGTTGTTTCTGGTGATGTTGGTGTAAGTCCAGGAGAGTTCTCCGGGCTCCTGTAGATGTTAGCGGATAGCTGTGGCCACCATATGTGGCTGTTGCCTTAACATGGACCAGGGGGTCACAGATGATATCCTCTGAGATCCTCACAGTCCCAGAGTCAGACCGCACCCACTCCAGTGCTACTCCAGCTCGGACACAGAGATCATTCAGGTCCGGCCAGTCTGACCACACACCAAAGCCAGCTGAATGGGTGTCCAGTTTCCCACTGGGTTTCCTTTTGAATCCCAGGAAATGAGGCTCTGAGTCTCTGGCCAACGGCACCTTACGCCTCCTTAGGTCCAGGAACAGGGAAGATCGAGCCAGCTGCCTCACGTCTCTGTCATCATTATTCAGCATGTTCAGAAGATAGGAAATCCAAATGCTGGTGTAAATCCAGATCACGTTCGGTGCTCCCAACCCTCCTTCCCATTGAGGATGAAAAATAACATCACGAGTGCTGTGTGTGTTGAGTCCAAACCACTTCCGCACCACACTCACTGTCTTACTGTTCATGTCCCTCAGCACTTTCTGCTGGATGTGGACATTGGAGAACAGATGTTGTACTTTAGACAGCGCCACCTGTCTAATAGCCTCTAGCTTCATGGTCAGAGGCAATGGACATTTATCTATCAAGTCCAGCCTGGAAACAAACCCAGACCAGATGATGTTTACCTGCTCTTTGCATTCTCCTGCAATATTAATTTTGTGTCCAAGATAAGTGTATGTCTCGTGAAGAGAGTATACACGTATTGGTTTAGTTGCCACGGTGAACTCTGGACATTTATCAGTTTTTGAGCGATACCACCTGTTCCCTCCACTCCTCCTCTCATACAGAACAGCACATTTTGTGTCCTTAATCTCCAGGCCTGACCATGTCAGGAAAGAATCGGTCCTAGCCAGCATGTTTTTAATAACGCTCTCGTCTCTGGAGGCGATCTGGACGTCATCTGCATAGCCTTGGACTGGGATCGGTGAAATCACGTCAGGGGGGGCACATTGACACATCCACTTTAACCATTGGTTGGTGGCAATTATAAAGTTAATCGCACTCCAAGGGCAGCCTGTTTTAATGCCTATCTGAAGTGGTGTTGGGTGAGTGAGCTGTTCTCCGCAGATTACTTCAATAAAGGAACCTCTATATACATCCTTCACTATGTCAATGAACAGTTGAGGAAGCTGTATTTCCTCCAATGAGCTGATCATGACAGTGTGAGATAAAGTTCCAAATGCATCTTTAAAGTCTAGAAAGACTGAGTACAGTTTACACGACTCATGCTTAAAGTCATCTATCCCTGTTTTTAGGCAGAACACATGCTCATTCATACCTTGCCTATTGATGTATGCCTTTTGCTTGGTGGATAGGATGTCAGCTTCCACCAACCAGGGAAGAACTCTGGCTAGTATGCATTTCATGAACACCTTATAGATGGTAGGGAGGAGGGATATATCCCTCCATGTCGATGGATCATCAGGGATGTTGTCTTTTTTTGGAATACGATGTATTAGTGCTCCTTTCCATGAATCTGGTACTCTCTTATTTTCCAAACAGACATTAAAGACAGTTGTTAAAATCTGACATGACTGCATAGTTTTAAAAGTCTCATATGTCACACCATCCTTACCACTGGCTTTATTATTAGGAAGGTTACTTAAAACAGTCTCTACTTCCTTATTTGTGAAATGCGTTGTTTCAGGGAAAAAAGTGGGCTCCAACGGTGGCACATTTAAATGCCAGGGTGGTGATGAAAAATCCTCAACACGTCTCTGATTTTGACATTTATTATCATAATAAATTTGTATAGCTGTAATGTCGGTAGAACAGGGAGGAGTGTCAGGATATTTACTGTTGTTTAAGATGATTTGGATCGCTTTAGATCTTCTATGCTGCCACAAATATGCAAGTTTGTTCTGGCTCACCTGATTGTTTTGCCGGCGGTGGGTTGCTCCTGTCCGCAGAGAGGGCAAGACGTTTTCCTGCAGGTGGCGCAGCTGTTCGCGGATCCAGTCAGCTGTTGCGGCCAATGTTAAATCCTCAGGATATGTTTGAATCGCCGGgaattttttcaaaactctCAACACATATTTCAAACATTGTAGTCCAAAAGGCCTACCGCTGTGGTTTACCGCTGAAAAAACTCTGTTCTTAAAGAATATCCCATGTAATAGCTTAGCTAGCGTTATCCACTTTACCGGATCACCCGAGCAAACAAAGTTCCTCTCGCGCTGGCGTTTGGTATTCAGACGGTCTCTGTAGAGTTTCTCATGGGACTGGAAAGCCATCCATTGATGCTCAGACAGCGGGCAAACATACTGCTGGAAGATTGTAAACTCTTCACCCGGTAGATGAAATCCACGGGAGAAATCATGCGGTAGCAGCGGCTGTTGGTAAATTCTCCCGGTGAGGAATGCTTGTTTGTATGCAAACTTGATTGTTGCGATCAAACACATAGTCCAAAATAATTGCCAAAGCATCTTATCTGCACCTATTGCATTAACGGTGGCAATTACAACGGGTGTGGTGCTCGTGCGTGTTTGCGTGcacctctccacacacacactcactctcacacacacacacacacactctctctctcacactcacacactgccacactctctcactttaacacacgcactcacactctctgtcacactcacagtcacacacacacactctctgtcacactcactctctgtcacacactcacactcacacactctgtcacactctctcacactcacacacactcaaactcactctctgtcacacactctcactcacactctctcacacactcacactctctcactcacactcacacacacactctctgtcacacactctcactcacactcacactctctctcacacactcacactctctcactcacactcacactcacacacacactctctgtcacactcacacacacactctctgtcacactcactctctctgtcacactctctcacactcacacacactcaaactcactctctgtcacacactctcactcacactcacacactccctctctcacacacactctgtgaCTGACAGCATCTCCTCCTGCTTCAGGTGCGGCGGATCCGGATGTGGTTCTGACTCCGC harbors:
- the znf410 gene encoding zinc finger protein 410; protein product: MLSDELDSKPELLVEFVQNASIPLGQSLEESDSKPSCVPLDLPESALSHAVSPALSDFGPERSPLVVELHQPSPPAQTPTILQDLQNHDSTNYVLLSLAKGLAPSAEPLVFVQDDVDEAQEEISAGAGDAGAPWYLRVQELAHDSLIAATRAQLAKEARAGANSDHIHSCQSEGPKKEPQPREKIHRCPYESCHRTFTYPAHLKYHLKTHRNDRTFRCGAEGCGKSFYVLQRLQVHMRIHNGEKPFICSEKSCGKRFTTAGNLKNHRRTHTGEKPFLCDVESCGRSFAEYSSLRKHMLVHSGEKPHVCSVCGKTFSQSGSRNVHMKKRHGRDTGEALTHSSLLEADGGSSDSMVNMSLHHAMLRTQGAADPDVVLTPPHDLVTMTTAHGYSDDVVAML